ACCAGATCCCCGAAGGCGTGACCTACAGTTTCGGTGGCGATGCAGACATGATGAACGACATGGTGAACGAATTCATCGCAGCAATCATCATGGCAATCCTCATGACCTACATTCTGTTGGTTGCCCTCCTGGAAAGTTTCGCACAGCCCTTCATCATCATGACAACCATTCCTATGGGTGCTATCGGTGTGATTCTCTCCCTGGTACTTACCGGAAAGACTCTTTCCATGGTGTCCCTCATGGCAATCGTTATGCTTATCGGTGTGGTGGTGAACAACGCTATTCTATTGCTGGATGAAGCAAACCGACTGCTCCGTAGCGGAGCCATGGGACGTCGTTCGGCAATGCTTACTGCAGCAAAGGCAAAGTTCCAGCCAATTCTCTTGGCAACCTTGGCATCCATCGTGGCACAGCTCCCGTTGGCATTTGCAGTCGGTGGTGACGTGGCTGCATTGACCCAGCCCATGGGTATTGCTTGCGTAGGTGGCCTTGCCATTTCTGCAATCCTCACCATGTACTTGATCCCCACCTTCTTCTGGCTCCCCAATGCGATCACCAGCAAGGTGAAGAGAGGCGTCAAGAAGGGCTACAACAAGCTCAAGCGCAGCAAGAACGCCTAATCGGTAAGCCGCTACGGCGGCTCTGATTTCGACAAGTTTAGACAATAGAGTAAAAAGCCCGCACATCTGTGCGGGCTTTCTTTTTATGCCAAATGTTTTGATTTAAGAACTAGAAGCAGAAACCGATGTACAGGTTCACGTCATAGAACAAAACAGAACTAGTCGCAGCTTCCAAAGCGTCAGCAGCACCTTCATCACCACTGATGACAGGAATCTTGATGCCCATACCAGCATCCACGCCAAAGACAAAGGCACCGGAAACCATCTTCCAACCAGCCATACCAGCGACTTCAATCAAGTCTGCAGTAGCAGAATGATAATCATCAGACAAGCTTGCATGGTCATAAATTGCAAGAGCGTCGATATAGAAGCCACGATGTTCCGGCTTAAAGTACCAACGGGCACCAAGCTGGAGACCGAATTCAGAACCAGTGTACTCATCACCGTCATACTTAAGAGTCAAACCAGAAATATAAGGACGGGCAACAATGGACATCTTCTTTGCAAAGGGATATTCCACCGTTACATACAGGTTCGGGTTTCCAGTCAAAGGTCCGATAAGGGCCATTGCAGGATGAACGCCGATGTACAGAGTCTTATCATCAGAAGAATTTTCTTCTTCCTCATCAACAGCAGAAGATTTCATGGGTGCTGCGTCATTGTAGGAATCGTTGTCTTCTTCAGCAGCGGATTCCTCAACGGCAGGGGATTCTTCTGAGGGAGCTTCTTCTTCAGAAGAGTAAGAGTTATAACCATCGTCTTCCTGGGCAAAGGCAAAAGATGCCAGGCAGGCAGACAGGGCGAGAGATGTTAAGAATTTAGACACTTTGTCCTCCTTGTATTAAATGAATGGCACAAATTTAGACAAAACGTAAACAACAGAAAAAAAGTTTTGCATTTTGCAAACAATAGTTGACAATTTTTTCCCACACCATTTGTAGTTTACCTTCATGGCTAGAAATGAGAGAGAAAAGAACCACAACTTTATGATTCTGGAAGAGGGTGAAAACTTTTGCAAAGTTGCAGTCCTTGATGAAAACGACGAACTCCTATTGGAAAAGTTCCGATTCAACCTGAACAAGAAAATCATGCCCGTTCAAAAGACCGCAACAGAAATTCGGGAACTTCTTGCATCGCAAAAAAACAAGTTCGACAACAATGATCTGGACAAGATTCACCACTTCGAAAACTCTTGGGAGTCGGAGCCCATCATCAACCTTGTTGAAAACCTGCTTGAGGAAGCCCTGGACAAGGGCGCCACAGATATTCATCTTGAGCCCTCCAAAGCGGGGTTTCGAATCCGGTTCCGCCAGGACGGGCTTTTGCAGGATTTCAAGGTTCTCCCCTCCTGGATTTGCGACCCGGTCCTAATCCGTTTGAAAATTCTTGCAGAAGTCGATATTACAGACAAACGAATTCCTCATGACGGTAGCTTTACTTACGATGGTTTTAGGCACAAGGCCAACATAAGATTGAGCACCATCCCCATTCAAAGCGAAGGCAACGCCTTTGAAAAATGCGTGCTGAGATTGCTTCCCCTAACCGTTACTCAAAGCAGCGACACGCCCTCGGGTTTGTCGAAGCTGTCCTTATCCCATCCCGAGGAATTATTTCTAAGAACCGTTTTCAACAGCCCCCAAGGATTGTTTCTCGTAACAGGTCCCACAGGTTCCGGAAAGACAACCACGCTCCACGCCGGCCTTCAGGAAATTGCAAGAAAGCACATCAACATCACCACCATCGAAGATCCTGTAGAATACGTTTTAGACGGTGTAAACCAGGTTCAGGTCAACGAAAAATGCGGGTTCACTTTTGCAGAAGCCCTCCGTAGCATTTTGCGTCAGGATCCCGACGTTATTTTCGTGGGAGAAATTCGTGATGAGGAAACTGCGCAAATCGCCATTCGCGCCGCGCAGACGGGGCACCTGGTCCTTTCCACGCTGCACACCAATAGCGCCCAGGCCGCGTTCACCAGGCTTCAGGATCTTGGAATTGGTACAAACGCCATCAAGGATTCCCTTCTGGGTATTATGGCACAGCGCCTTGTCCGAAAAAAAGTCGGCCCCACTTACAAAGGGCGAAGGGCCGTCACAGAAATTCTCCGGACGGACGGAACCTTCGTCAACGGAAATCTTCAGGATTCAGCCAACAGGCTTCTGGCCAGGGGCATCACGGACAAGGAGGAACTGACCCGCGTTCTTGGCCAAAACTGGGCGGTTTCGCCATAAGAAGAAAATTTTTTATGCTATATTAGGAACGATGAAAATTTCTGATAGGTCTCTAGGCTACATCTCCCTATTCGCGCTGTTGCTGATTTTTGCAATAGTGTCCTTTGGCATGTGGCACGCCCATCATGAAGAAGCCAAGTGCATCTATGTGGAATTTGACGAACTGGGCACATTGCAGCCCGAAGATGACGTGGTTGTCCGTGGCTATTCCGTAGGTTCCGTAGGCAAGATCACTTGGCTTGGCGACCGCGCCCGCGTCCAGATCAAGTTTACCGAGCCCATCATTATCCGCGAGGGAACCCAGTTCCACGACGTGAACTACGCCTTGATGGGCCAGCGTCGCCTGGAAATCATTCCCTCCAAGAAGGGCAAGGTCCTTCCCGACGACTATATCCATACGGGCTACTTTGAACCGGGTATCGCCGAGGCTTTGCGCCTTATCGAAGGCTTAAACGACCAGCTGCTTTTGGTCCGCAACATGGTCCACACCCTTACCGAAGGGGACTCCACCCACGCTTCCATCCAGCAGTTCTTTGAAGAAATCCTGCAGACCGTGGAAGGCACCCTCCAGAGCACCGAGAAAATGGTTGGCAACATGCAGCCCACCATCAACAAGATTTTTGCCAAGGTAGACACCACCGGCAAGGCCCTCATGGACATCACCAAGCAAACCGATGCAGCCGTGGAGACTGCCGTTGGCGAAGTCAACCAGAAGATGGCCTTGGCACAGGACGCCCTCAAGAAGATTTCCGAAAGCGTTATCAAGGCTAACGAAGCCATTGAACATATCGACGGTAACCAGCACATCGACCAGTTCCTGAACACCAGGGACGCCGTGGACAAGCTCTCCGAATTTGTTGTGAAGATCAACGACCTTGTTCATGCCATCAACACCAAGGGTCTTACCATCTACGACGACAAGGGTAATCCGGTGAAGTTGATTCCGTGGAAGAACATGAATATCATCGGAAAGACCGCTCGCGAAAAAGCCGCGGAAAGAGCAGAAAAGGGCGAAACACTCGAGTAAGCCATGGATCTTTCCAACCTCCCTAAAATGGGGCCGAAAAGTCTGGTAGCTTTACGCAATGCAGGCATCGTCTCCCTTTCCGACTTTCTCTACAACATTCCCAGAACTTATCTGGACCAGACCAAGGTCAGCCAAATCGGTAACCTTCACGTAGGTGACCGAGTTGTCCTTATTGGAAAGATTTCTAGGGCAGGAATTATCCGCGGCAGGACCAGCCGTTTTGTGGCGACACTGACCGACGGCACCGGCGAAATTTCCCTGACGTTCTTCAAGGGAGCTCAGTACCATAGCAGGCGTGTACAGCCGGGAACCAGCTGGCTTGTTTCCGGCGTGGTTGGCGAGTACCGCGGTTTCCAGATGACTCATCCGGACATGCAGCCCTTCGATGAGGAGGACAAGTTCAGCGGTCAGATTCTGCCCGTCTATCCTATGACGGAAGCCATGACCAAGAGTCGTATAACGCAGAAGTCCCTGCGTAATTGGTACCGCGTGGTTTTCAACTTCCCCGCCTTGAGCATTGGCAATGTTTGCCCCAAGGCGCTCACGGACTACCTGCATTTTTCGCCCGTACTGAAGAACTTGCAGGCACTGCACCTGCCGAAGAATTTTGACGACATCCGTAAGGCAAAGTTCCAGCTGAAAGTTCTGGAACTTCTTCCCTTCTGCCTCCGCATGATTCACCGCAGAAAGAACCAGATGTTGCGCGGCCACGAGCGCCAGGTAGACCTTGGCCAGGTGATGAACGCCAAGGCCCGACTTCCCTTCGCGCTGACAGCCGGACAGGAAGCGGCGTTAAACCAAATCGTAGACGGGCTCAATGGCAAGAAACAGTTCCATGCTTTGCTGCAGGGTGACGTAGGTTGCGGTAAGACCGTTGTTGCCATGCTATCCATGCTTGCAGTTTGTGGAGCGGGCGAACAATGCGCCCTGATGGTACCCACCGACATTTTGGCAAGGCAGCACTACAAACAGATGATGCCCTTCTTTGAAGCAGCCGGAATGCGTGTGCAGCTCTTGGTAGGTGCCACCTCCGCTGCCGAACGCCGCCAGATTCTCGGAGAACTCCAGATGGGCCTTTGCCAGGCTGTCATCGGGACCCATGCCCTATTCTCCAAGGATGTTGAATTTGCAAAACTGGGATTCGTCATCATCGATGAACAGCACCGCTTTGGCGTAAATCAACGCGAAGCATTGCTAGCCAAGGGCGAGTATCCCGACATGCTGGTGATGAGTGCAACGCCTATTCCCCGAAGCCTGGCCATGACTTTGTACGGCGACCTGAAGGTTATTTCCATCAAGGAAAAACCTGCGGGCCGCAAGCCCATCAAGACCCGCGTCGTTCCGCCGGAAAAGCGAAACGACATGAAGAAGTTTATTTGCAACGAGGCAAAGAACGGAAATCTCTGCTACTGGATCGTCAGCCGCGTCAACGCCGACGACACCGACAGTTTCGACCCTTCGGAAAATACAGAAGCAGGCTCCCGCGCTCCCGCCAAGAGCGTAGACGATGTAGTCAACGAATTACGATCCTTCGACCCCACCGTTGTAGTTGAGGGAATCCATGGCCAAATGGACGAATCCACCCGCGACGAAATCCTCAAGCGTTTCGCCAACGGTCAAGTCCATATTCTTGTGGCAACCACCGTCATCGAAGTAGGCGTCAACGTTCCTCAGGCCAACGTCATGGCCATCGATTCCCCGGACCGTTTCGGATTGGCCCAGCTCCATCAGTTACGAGGCCGCGTAGGCCGCGGAGATGTCCAGGCCTGGTGTTTCCTCATGCTGCCTCAGGGCGACGCGGCCGCCACCTCGGAAGAACGCCTCACCCAGTTCTCCCATACCGACGACGGTTTCGAAATCGCCGAACTGGATTTGCAGACCCGAGGCGCCGGCAACCTGGAAGGCAATGAGCAAAGCGGCAGCTGGGTGTTCCGTTGGTTCGACTGGATTCACGACCAGGAACTCATTGCAGAAACTTTGCAGATGGCGGAAAACATTCTAAATGACAAGAGCGCCTTCGATGAAGACGCTCGCGAAAAAATCCAGCTCTGGTATAACGAAAAGCCCTCCGCCAACGAAGACGGCGTTCACTAGGCCCCGCGACGTTCAGCCCGCGCAGACCCCGCCCGCGACACACCCTTAAAGCAGATTTGTAAAAGTGCCCACCACAAAGGCACACAGCACCAAGTTCAAGAAAAAGAAGGTGCGACGGATAATAATAAAGAACAACGGCAGCCACTGCAGCATATTGTCCACAGGGGCAATCAATTCCTTGACGCCCAGGAACACGCTGATCATGCCGGTCACCACCATCATCAAGGTGCCGACAAAGTAACCTTCGTTCCACACATAAATCGTTGAACCGAGGCCCATAAGCACCGCCAATGTGCCAATGATAATTTCCACACGAAGGATAATGTTCTTTATCTTATTCTTTTCCATTATTTCACAATTTAAAAAATATGAGAAGCACGCCCCCTGCAACATACGCGAAGACCCCAGCCTTTATTGGCCGGGGTCTCCATAATCGGGCAGTTATAAGCCGGGTTTTGTACTTGTGCCATACGTCCTATGGGCTGTGCACTAAGCGATGACCATCTCTCTGGACGAACTGTTACCAGCCGCCTCAAGCGACCTACCCGGATATCCAGCTAGCACGAGCCGCGCCAGGCCGGGGTTGCCCCCAGCGGATTCCTGCTTGGTCTTGCACCGGATAAGGTTTACATTGCCACCCCTGTCACCAGGAATGCGGTGAGCTCTTACCTCGCCATTTCACCCTTACCGACCGAGAGCAACCTTGCGGCGCCCCGAGTCCGATCGGCGGTATAATTTCTGTTGCACTTTCTGTCGCGTTTCCGCGCCTGGACGTTATCCAGTATCCTGCTCTGTGGTGCCCGGACTTTCCTCCAGCTTGCGCCGGCGGCCATCCGCTGCCCGACTCAAATATAGAAACCTTTCCCATTTTTGCGCACCCCCTCTTTTCTATATTTAAGGATAGTTAGGAGTAGTTATACATGAAGAAGTTTATTACAGCCCTTTTGGGGGTGTTTCTTGCGAACGTTTTTGCAGAAACAGATTCCATTCCGCCCAATCCAGGCTCCTTCAAGATTGATTCCATCCAGTACGAAATCGGCGACGCCTTTGACGACGCCAAGTACCACACCAAGTACGACAAATGGGCCTACGACCTGTTGAACGTTGTCCACATCAAGACCAGACAATCCACCATCCAGAAATTTCTGATCTTTAACCAGGGCGACACGGTCAATCCCATCATCATTCAAGATGCCGAACTGCTCCTCCGCAAACAAAACATCCTCTCCGACGCAAGTATCACCATAGAAAATACCGACGGCAAGAACACCGCCCACGTCAAGACCAGCGACAACTGGACACTGGCATTTCCCGCAGGTCCTGGTTTTGGCGGAGACGAATGGACCTACGAAAACTTCAACTGGAATTTCGGCATTCTCGAAAGCAACTTCCTTGGTCTAGGGCAACAGCTCGGCCTCACCTATATCCACGGATACCTTCGAAACACATGGGATATCTATTATAGCGCTCCCCATTTTCTGTTCAGGCACCACCGCCTAGAAGCGAACTACAAAATCAATACCGACGGTTACATGGCGTCCTGGAGTTTGAAAGTTCCCTTCTTAAGTCGTTCACAGAATCAGTGGGCCTACACATTGGAAGGCTACAGGAGTAAAAGCGAACTTCCCTTACACAGCAGTGGAATCTTTCCCGAGGACGTCCTCCCTCACGAAACATTATTGCCCTTGGATTCCCTTCCAAAATACAATGGCCCTAAGTCCTTTCCCGTGGCAAAAGTCCAGGGCTTTGCAAATGACTCCCTCAGTTTCCGTTTAAGTAGATCCTTTGGCGGCACCTACAGAAAACTTTACGTCGCAGCGACATACGATTACCGCTATCTTAGTGGAGACAATGCAACCATTGCCCAAACTGTTTTCCACGACGGCAAAGACACCTACGTTATGGACACAACTTCCATCAGGGAAAACTGGATTCCCGAAAGGTTGGATTCCCGCCTGGGCCTATACCTGCAATTGTCCAATCTTTATTACATCAAGGAAAAGAATCTCCACCACCTGAAATGGACCGAAGATGTGGAAAAAGGATATTTGCTCAAAGCTCAAGTCTCCAAGAATTACGAACTGTTGGGCTCTGACAACAATGACTTTAGAATTGACTTATGGGCAAATCTTTACCTGGGTAGCGGCACCCATCACTTAACGTTGAATTCCGCAAGTAGCTTCTATCTGGATCACGGAGAAAAGAGAGACTTTTTTGGCCATGTGTTTGGCGAATACATTTTCCATCCGTCCACAAAATTTTCCACAGCCTTGAAAGGCCAAGTTGATTTCTATGAAAACGCAAAACGTGGATTCCAGTTGCTCCTGGACGAAGACTTCGGTTTTATCGGCAAGTCCGGTTTCATGGCAGGTCAGGCCAGAGTTTTCGGAACCGTAGAACAGCGCTATTTCCCCAATATCGAAATTGCGACATTCATGCCGGTTATTGCTGTTTTCGGATCCGTGGGTGAAACCGCCTGGGACATCAAGGACATTAACCGAAAGGACCTCATCTATACTTTAGGCGTAGGCTTCCGTTTTGGCCAGACAAAATCCATCAGCCGCCTCATCAACAACGTCGATATAAACATTCCGTTGAATGGTCCTACCAAGGGAAAACCTTATTACAGGCTTACCGTATCACGAAGTCTTTAATTTATAACTCCAGACTCTTTTTGTATATTTGCAAAAATTAGGTGGAGTTATTTATGAATAAATTATGTTTGACCCTATTTGCCTTGCTTTCGACAAGTGTTTTTGCCGAAACCGACACTATACCGGCTAACCCCGGGTCATTCAAGATTGACTCCATCCAGTACGAAATTGGCGACGTCTTCGACGATTCCAAGTACCACACCAAGTACGACAAGTGGGCCTACGACATCCTGAACGTAATCCACATTGAGACCAAGGAATCCACCGTCCGCAAGCTTCTTCTTTTCAACCAGGGCGATGTCGTTGACGATCTCAAGATCCAGGAAGCCGAACGCTTCCTCCGCACCCAGAATTTCCTTTCTGACGCAAGCATTACCATTGAAAATTCCGACGGTAAAAACGTCGCCAAGGTCAAGACCAGCGATAACTGGACTCTCGCCATTCCCGTAGGAATCGGCTTCGGCGGAAAAGACTGGATCTACAAGAACTTGAACTGGAGCATCGGCGTCCAGGAAAGTAACTTCCTGGGTTTTGGCCAGAAGTTGGGATTCTACTTCAAGCATGACTATTTCCGCGACATGTGGATGGTGGACTACAGGGCACCCCACTTCTTGTTCCGCTACAATCAGCTGGACATGAGCTACAGCTACAACACCGATGGCTATGCCGCCGCATGGCAGATGAAGGTTCCGTTCCTGAGCCGCACCCAGAACCAGTGGGCCTACACCTTGGAAGGCCTCAAGAACAAGCGCTCCATCTACATGTTCGGCAGCGGCGATCTTCCCAAGGGCGCAGAACTTTA
The Fibrobacter sp. genome window above contains:
- a CDS encoding ATP-dependent DNA helicase RecG; this encodes MDLSNLPKMGPKSLVALRNAGIVSLSDFLYNIPRTYLDQTKVSQIGNLHVGDRVVLIGKISRAGIIRGRTSRFVATLTDGTGEISLTFFKGAQYHSRRVQPGTSWLVSGVVGEYRGFQMTHPDMQPFDEEDKFSGQILPVYPMTEAMTKSRITQKSLRNWYRVVFNFPALSIGNVCPKALTDYLHFSPVLKNLQALHLPKNFDDIRKAKFQLKVLELLPFCLRMIHRRKNQMLRGHERQVDLGQVMNAKARLPFALTAGQEAALNQIVDGLNGKKQFHALLQGDVGCGKTVVAMLSMLAVCGAGEQCALMVPTDILARQHYKQMMPFFEAAGMRVQLLVGATSAAERRQILGELQMGLCQAVIGTHALFSKDVEFAKLGFVIIDEQHRFGVNQREALLAKGEYPDMLVMSATPIPRSLAMTLYGDLKVISIKEKPAGRKPIKTRVVPPEKRNDMKKFICNEAKNGNLCYWIVSRVNADDTDSFDPSENTEAGSRAPAKSVDDVVNELRSFDPTVVVEGIHGQMDESTRDEILKRFANGQVHILVATTVIEVGVNVPQANVMAIDSPDRFGLAQLHQLRGRVGRGDVQAWCFLMLPQGDAAATSEERLTQFSHTDDGFEIAELDLQTRGAGNLEGNEQSGSWVFRWFDWIHDQELIAETLQMAENILNDKSAFDEDAREKIQLWYNEKPSANEDGVH
- a CDS encoding GspE/PulE family protein, giving the protein MARNEREKNHNFMILEEGENFCKVAVLDENDELLLEKFRFNLNKKIMPVQKTATEIRELLASQKNKFDNNDLDKIHHFENSWESEPIINLVENLLEEALDKGATDIHLEPSKAGFRIRFRQDGLLQDFKVLPSWICDPVLIRLKILAEVDITDKRIPHDGSFTYDGFRHKANIRLSTIPIQSEGNAFEKCVLRLLPLTVTQSSDTPSGLSKLSLSHPEELFLRTVFNSPQGLFLVTGPTGSGKTTTLHAGLQEIARKHINITTIEDPVEYVLDGVNQVQVNEKCGFTFAEALRSILRQDPDVIFVGEIRDEETAQIAIRAAQTGHLVLSTLHTNSAQAAFTRLQDLGIGTNAIKDSLLGIMAQRLVRKKVGPTYKGRRAVTEILRTDGTFVNGNLQDSANRLLARGITDKEELTRVLGQNWAVSP
- a CDS encoding MlaD family protein, whose protein sequence is MKISDRSLGYISLFALLLIFAIVSFGMWHAHHEEAKCIYVEFDELGTLQPEDDVVVRGYSVGSVGKITWLGDRARVQIKFTEPIIIREGTQFHDVNYALMGQRRLEIIPSKKGKVLPDDYIHTGYFEPGIAEALRLIEGLNDQLLLVRNMVHTLTEGDSTHASIQQFFEEILQTVEGTLQSTEKMVGNMQPTINKIFAKVDTTGKALMDITKQTDAAVETAVGEVNQKMALAQDALKKISESVIKANEAIEHIDGNQHIDQFLNTRDAVDKLSEFVVKINDLVHAINTKGLTIYDDKGNPVKLIPWKNMNIIGKTAREKAAERAEKGETLE